A window of the Rhinoraja longicauda isolate Sanriku21f chromosome 42, sRhiLon1.1, whole genome shotgun sequence genome harbors these coding sequences:
- the rdh5 gene encoding retinol dehydrogenase 5, with protein sequence MWLYVLSVALLFAVGWLIRDRQKIGDVKDKYVLITGCDSGFGNLLAKRLDHQGFRVLAGCLTQKGVDSVLRSNSPRLKAVLLDVTDRISIQKTSDWVRAQVGEKGLWGLVNNAGRAVPIGPTEWMKMKDYHAVLDVNLLGLMEVTLTFLPLVKKAKGRVVNVASVMGRISFAGGGYCLSKCGVESFSDSLRRDMQYFGVQVSIIEPGFFRTAVTNLECIEKDLQRLWDRLAPEVRQSYGQRYFEKYVQVQRFSMNVLCDSDLSKVTYCMGHALTARHARTRYAAGWDAKLFWIPLSYMPTILGDFLLSALLPKPSQSV encoded by the exons ATGTGGCTCTATGTCCTGTCCGTGGCTTTACTCTTTGCCGTCGGATGGTTGATCAGGGACCGTCAGAAGATCGGCGATGTCAAGGACAAGTACGTTCTCATCACTGGATGTGACTCGGGCTTTGGCAACCTTCTGGCTAAACGCCTGGACCACCAAGGTTTCCGCGTCCTTGCCGGCTGCCTGACCCAAAAAGGCGTGGACTCCGTGCTCAGGAGCAACTCTCCCAGACTGAAGGCCGTCCTGCTCGATGTGACTGACCGCATCAGTATCCAGAAAACCTCCGACTGGGTCCGAGCGCAGGTGGGAGAGAAAG GTCTCTGGGGCTTGGTGAACAATGCAGGGAGGGCTGTTCCCATCGGACCCACCGAATGGATGAAGATGAAGGATTATCATGCAGTCCTGGATGTCAACCTGCTGGGGCTGATGGAGGTCACGCTCACCTTCCTCCCCTTGGTGAAGAAGGCCAAGGGTAGAGTTGTGAACGTGGCCAGTGTCATGGGCAGGATATCCTTTGCTGGCGGTGGCTACTGCCTCTCGAAGTGTGGAGTGGAGTCTTTCTCAGACAGTTTGCG ACGCGACATGCAGTATTTTGGTGTTCAGGTCAGCATCATTGAGCCGGGATTCTTCCGTACGGCTGTGACCAACCTGGAGTGCATTGAGAAGGACCTGCAGAGACTGTGGGACAGGCTGGCACCAGAGGTCCGCCAGAGTTATGGACAGAGATACTTTGAAAAGT ATGTGCAGGTCCAGAGGTTTTCCATGAACGTGTTATGTGATAGCGACCTGTCCAAAGTGACGTACTGCATGGGGCACGCTCTGACTGCCAGGCACGCCCGTACCCGCTATGCCGCCGGCTGGGATGCCAAACTCTTCTGGATTCCACTGTCCTACATGCCCACCATTCTTGGTGACTTCCTGCTCTCTGCTTTGTTGCCAAAGCCATCCCAGAGTGTCTGa